A stretch of Endozoicomonas sp. SCSIO W0465 DNA encodes these proteins:
- a CDS encoding lipopolysaccharide assembly protein LapB, with amino-acid sequence MSGCQGATVRPVTSASTRGLRQNPAGSAYQSALTRAVKKTGNTKELFSQGFELLRERQWHRAFNVFQAIKPATQKQNESKVIGLARALYPQPGKAKEALNLLNQLPASVQTAVLLTKSRILETLERYQEAEALLKQIAVKEAGDPEKGRACKHHDTNIALARLWQMEGKHDKAERLLIATFRQESAKTDDLESDIACRHHTTNLALARHWQIMGKYDKAERLLIATFRQESVNAGDPEAGRACKYHETNLALARHWQRMGKHDKAESLLIATVRQESANAGDLEAGRACQCHETNITLARHWQIMGKLCHAERLLIATFRQESPQAVDPEAGRVCKYHDTNLGLARIWQMMGKHDNAERLLIAMFRQESVTPGDLEAGKACKHHETNLALARLWQLMGKLDQAGPLLIAIFRQESAESGDLEKGRACKHHETNLGLARYWQMMGKFDKAERLLIATFRQESIRADGLEAGSACMYHETNLTLARFWQMMGKLDKAERLLIATFRQESEQVDDLEAGRACKYHDTNLSLARHWQMMTKHDKAERLLIATFRQESVTAQDLEADRACKHHETNLALARHWQMVGKLDKAERLLIATFRQESAKSEDPEAGMASKHHETNLTLARFWQMMGKLDQAERLLIAMFRQESLNAGDLEAGRACKNHETNLGLARLWQVMGKFDEAERLLIAIFREESAQAGDLEEGRACKQHETNLGLARCWETMGKLDQAERLLIATFRQESAKTDDLEEGRACKNHETNLGLTRCWQMMGKFDKAECLLIAMFRQESAKPGDLEAGRACKLHETNLGLARCWETMGKLDQAERLLIATVRQESARAGDPEADIVCKNHETNLTLALLWQLMGKVDNAQCLLQQCLSDQTLADVQKDRYRLALSILHCGTDEFDTYIGAITNDVDKALAQSIHRFMIYCERVVKNGSQEPVLLDQAFNYVEEAMQLPSSSEKRAKLLSQKAHIMRMQKKAESEWQSLFQQAACLDPSRVLKEKTEPWRKTEQRAMKKLKILSPA; translated from the coding sequence GTGTCGGGCTGTCAGGGAGCGACAGTGAGGCCGGTCACCTCGGCAAGCACCCGTGGGTTAAGACAAAATCCTGCCGGGAGTGCTTATCAATCTGCCTTGACAAGAGCGGTAAAAAAAACTGGAAATACAAAAGAGCTTTTTTCTCAGGGGTTCGAATTACTCAGGGAAAGGCAATGGCACCGTGCGTTTAACGTCTTTCAGGCTATCAAACCGGCAACTCAAAAACAAAATGAAAGCAAAGTCATTGGTCTTGCCCGGGCACTTTATCCCCAGCCCGGAAAGGCTAAAGAGGCACTGAATTTATTAAATCAATTACCGGCTTCTGTCCAGACTGCTGTCTTGCTGACAAAGTCCAGGATTCTGGAAACACTGGAACGTTATCAAGAGGCAGAAGCTCTGCTGAAGCAGATTGCTGTGAAGGAAGCGGGCGACCCGGAAAAAGGCCGGGCCTGCAAGCACCATGATACAAATATCGCGTTGGCCCGTCTCTGGCAAATGGAAGGTAAGCACGATAAAGCCGAACGCCTGCTGATCGCCACGTTCAGGCAGGAATCGGCGAAGACGGACGACCTGGAATCCGACATAGCCTGCAGGCACCATACGACAAATCTCGCTTTGGCTCGTCACTGGCAGATAATGGGTAAGTACGATAAAGCCGAACGCCTGCTGATTGCCACGTTCCGGCAGGAATCAGTGAATGCGGGCGATCCGGAAGCGGGCAGGGCCTGCAAATACCATGAGACGAATCTCGCACTGGCTCGTCACTGGCAGAGGATGGGTAAGCATGATAAAGCCGAAAGTCTGCTGATTGCCACGGTCCGGCAGGAGTCAGCGAATGCGGGCGACCTGGAAGCGGGCAGGGCCTGCCAATGCCATGAGACAAATATCACGCTGGCCCGCCACTGGCAGATCATGGGCAAGCTTTGTCACGCTGAACGCCTGCTGATCGCCACGTTCCGGCAGGAATCGCCGCAGGCAGTTGACCCGGAAGCAGGCAGGGTCTGCAAGTACCATGATACAAATCTGGGGCTGGCTCGTATCTGGCAGATGATGGGCAAGCACGATAACGCCGAACGTCTGCTGATTGCCATGTTCAGGCAGGAATCGGTGACGCCAGGTGACCTGGAAGCAGGCAAGGCCTGCAAGCATCATGAAACGAATCTGGCGCTGGCCCGTCTCTGGCAGCTGATGGGGAAACTTGACCAGGCCGGACCTCTGCTGATTGCGATATTCAGGCAGGAATCGGCGGAGTCGGGCGACCTGGAAAAGGGCAGGGCCTGCAAGCACCATGAGACAAATCTGGGGTTGGCCCGTTACTGGCAGATGATGGGTAAGTTTGATAAGGCCGAACGTCTGCTGATCGCCACCTTCAGGCAGGAATCGATAAGGGCGGACGGCTTGGAAGCAGGCAGTGCCTGCATGTACCATGAGACGAATCTCACATTGGCCCGTTTCTGGCAGATGATGGGTAAGCTTGATAAAGCCGAACGCCTGCTGATCGCCACCTTCAGGCAGGAGTCGGAACAAGTGGACGACTTGGAAGCAGGCAGGGCCTGCAAGTACCATGATACGAATCTCTCGCTGGCCCGTCACTGGCAGATGATGACTAAGCACGATAAAGCCGAACGCCTGCTGATCGCCACCTTCCGGCAAGAATCCGTGACGGCACAGGACCTGGAAGCAGACAGGGCCTGCAAGCACCATGAAACGAATCTCGCGCTGGCCCGTCACTGGCAGATGGTCGGTAAACTCGATAAAGCCGAACGACTGCTGATCGCCACGTTCAGGCAGGAATCGGCGAAGTCGGAAGACCCGGAAGCAGGCATGGCCAGCAAGCACCATGAGACGAATCTCACGTTGGCCCGTTTCTGGCAGATGATGGGTAAGCTTGATCAAGCCGAACGTCTGCTGATTGCCATGTTCAGGCAGGAATCGTTGAATGCAGGTGACCTGGAAGCAGGCAGAGCTTGCAAGAACCATGAGACGAATCTGGGATTGGCCCGTCTCTGGCAGGTGATGGGTAAGTTTGATGAAGCCGAACGTCTGCTGATCGCCATATTCAGGGAGGAATCGGCACAGGCGGGTGATCTGGAAGAAGGCCGGGCCTGCAAGCAACATGAAACGAATCTGGGGCTAGCCCGTTGCTGGGAAACGATGGGTAAGCTTGATCAAGCCGAACGCCTGCTGATCGCCACCTTCAGGCAGGAATCAGCTAAGACGGACGACCTGGAAGAAGGCAGAGCCTGCAAGAACCATGAGACGAACCTGGGGCTGACCCGTTGCTGGCAGATGATGGGTAAGTTCGATAAAGCCGAGTGCCTGCTGATTGCCATGTTCAGGCAGGAGTCAGCGAAGCCGGGCGACCTGGAAGCAGGCAGGGCCTGCAAGCTCCATGAGACCAATCTGGGGCTGGCCCGTTGCTGGGAAACGATGGGTAAGCTTGATCAAGCCGAACGCCTGCTGATCGCCACCGTCAGGCAGGAATCGGCGAGGGCGGGCGACCCGGAAGCAGACATAGTCTGCAAAAACCATGAAACCAATCTCACGCTGGCCCTTCTCTGGCAGCTGATGGGTAAGGTCGATAACGCCCAATGTCTGCTCCAACAATGCCTGTCCGATCAGACGTTGGCCGATGTGCAAAAAGACCGTTACCGGCTGGCATTAAGCATTCTGCATTGTGGGACCGATGAATTTGATACGTATATTGGTGCTATCACCAACGATGTCGATAAGGCACTCGCCCAGTCAATCCATCGATTCATGATTTATTGCGAGCGTGTCGTCAAAAACGGTTCGCAAGAGCCTGTATTACTGGATCAGGCCTTCAATTATGTGGAAGAAGCTATGCAACTTCCTTCCTCCAGTGAAAAGCGGGCAAAACTGTTGTCGCAAAAAGCGCACATCATGAGAATGCAGAAAAAGGCTGAAAGCGAATGGCAATCGCTTTTTCAGCAAGCAGCCTGTTTAGACCCTTCAAGGGTATTAAAAGAGAAAACAGAGCCCTGGAGGAAAACAGAGCAGCGGGCCATGAAAAAGTTAAAAATCCTGAGCCCCGCTTAA
- a CDS encoding transposase, with protein sequence MNIGRIFDLISNETCFEMISENRWPDGTVLCPHCDSENVKKNGHNNVQVECQRYYCKYCKSCKRYFDDLTNTVFAGHQRPLKVWIACLYLMGLNVSNSQIAQELDLCQ encoded by the coding sequence ATGAATATAGGCCGAATCTTTGATCTTATCAGTAATGAAACCTGCTTTGAGATGATCAGTGAGAACCGCTGGCCAGATGGCACTGTTCTCTGTCCGCACTGTGATTCTGAGAATGTCAAAAAGAATGGACACAACAATGTGCAGGTAGAATGCCAGCGCTATTACTGTAAGTACTGTAAGTCCTGTAAGCGCTACTTCGATGACCTGACAAATACGGTTTTCGCAGGACACCAACGACCACTCAAAGTCTGGATTGCCTGTCTCTATTTAATGGGGCTGAACGTCTCCAACAGCCAGATAGCTCAGGAACTTGATCTGTGTCAGTGA
- a CDS encoding lipopolysaccharide assembly protein LapB, whose amino-acid sequence MAKGRALQAKFRLTEALPIFQALYNRSKNEKEVKVNGLALGRLNQIMGGRDNLERALDIFTRLRTRAADGQVDTPCDDKEIELALGRLNQIIGGRDNLERALDIFTRLRTRAANGQADTPCDDKEIELALGRLNQIMGSRNNLERALDIFTRLRTRAANGQADTPCDDKDIELTLGRHYQIMGGRDNLKRALDIFTRLRTRAANGQADTPCDDKDIELTLGRHYQIMGGRDNLERALDIFTRLRTRAANGQADTPCDDKDIELTLGRHYQIMGGRDDLKRALDIFTRLRTRAANGQADTPCDDKDIELTLGRHYQKMGGRDNLERALDILTRLRTRAANGQADTPCDDKEIELALGRLNQIMGGRDNLERALDILTRLRTRAADGQADTPCDDKDIELTLGRHYQIMGGRDNLERALDIFTRLRTRAADGQADTPCDDKDIELTLGRHYQIMGYRDNLERALDIFTRLRTRAANGQADTLCDDKDIELTLGRHYQIMGGRDNLERALDIFTRLRTRAANGQADTPCDDKEIELALGRLNQIMGSRDNLERALDIFTRLRSRAANGQADTPCDDKEIELALGRLYQIMGGRDNLERALDIYTRLRTRAANGQADTPCDDKDIELTLGRHYQNMGGRDNLERALDIYTRLRTRAANGQADTPCDDKEIELALGRHYQIMGGRDNLERALDIFTRLRTRAANGQADTPCDDKEIELALGRHYQIMGGRDNLERALDIYTRLRTRAANGQADTPCDDKDIELTLGRHYQIMGGRDNLERALDIYTRLRTRAANGQADTPCDDKEIELALGDIYVDLNNWDQFDQMQLGKRGFEGSEADLSISIRYFKECIYSCQDKDILMRLATAIHHACEAIEKSQYLDASSLSQLGHCVRIAATLPAGKVWDDFSKDEINNLVTIFFSEAQNLDPYRQDRIKNEDWRKAEKAFLARLSSG is encoded by the coding sequence ATGGCAAAAGGCAGAGCGCTTCAGGCCAAGTTCAGACTCACGGAAGCACTGCCTATTTTTCAAGCGCTTTATAATCGCTCAAAAAATGAAAAAGAAGTAAAAGTTAATGGACTGGCCCTTGGCCGGCTAAACCAGATCATGGGCGGCAGGGACAACCTGGAACGGGCGCTGGACATCTTTACCCGGCTACGCACCCGGGCCGCCGATGGTCAGGTGGACACCCCCTGCGACGACAAAGAGATCGAACTGGCCCTTGGCCGACTAAACCAGATCATAGGCGGCAGGGACAACCTGGAACGGGCGCTGGACATCTTTACCCGGCTGCGCACCCGGGCCGCCAATGGTCAGGCGGACACCCCCTGCGACGACAAAGAGATCGAACTGGCCCTTGGCCGGCTAAACCAGATCATGGGCAGCAGGAACAACCTGGAACGGGCGCTGGACATCTTTACCCGGCTGCGCACCCGGGCCGCCAATGGTCAGGCGGACACCCCCTGCGACGACAAGGACATTGAGTTAACCCTTGGCCGGCATTACCAGATCATGGGCGGCAGGGACAACCTGAAACGGGCACTGGACATCTTTACCCGGCTGCGCACCCGGGCCGCCAATGGTCAGGCGGACACCCCCTGCGACGACAAGGACATTGAGTTAACCCTTGGCCGGCATTACCAGATCATGGGCGGCAGGGACAACCTGGAACGGGCGCTGGACATCTTTACTCGGCTGCGCACCCGGGCCGCCAATGGTCAGGCGGACACCCCCTGCGACGACAAGGACATTGAGTTAACCCTTGGTCGGCATTACCAGATCATGGGCGGCAGGGACGACCTGAAACGGGCGTTGGACATCTTTACCCGGCTGCGCACCCGGGCCGCCAATGGTCAGGCGGACACCCCCTGCGACGACAAGGACATTGAGTTAACCCTTGGCCGACATTACCAGAAGATGGGCGGCAGGGACAACCTGGAACGGGCGCTGGACATCTTAACCCGGCTGCGCACCCGGGCCGCCAATGGTCAGGCGGACACCCCCTGCGACGATAAAGAGATCGAACTGGCCCTTGGCCGGCTAAACCAGATCATGGGCGGCAGGGACAACCTGGAACGGGCGCTGGACATCTTAACCCGGCTGCGCACCCGGGCCGCCGATGGTCAGGCGGACACCCCCTGTGACGACAAGGACATTGAGTTAACCCTTGGCCGGCATTACCAGATCATGGGCGGCAGGGACAACCTGGAACGGGCGCTGGACATCTTTACCCGGCTACGCACCCGGGCCGCCGATGGTCAGGCGGACACCCCCTGCGACGATAAGGACATTGAGTTAACCCTTGGCCGGCATTACCAGATCATGGGCTACAGGGACAACCTGGAACGGGCACTGGACATCTTTACCCGGCTGCGCACCCGGGCCGCCAATGGTCAGGCGGACACCCTCTGCGACGACAAGGACATTGAGTTAACCCTTGGTCGGCATTACCAGATCATGGGCGGCAGGGACAACCTGGAACGGGCGCTGGACATCTTTACCCGGCTGCGCACCCGGGCCGCCAATGGTCAGGCGGACACTCCCTGCGACGACAAAGAGATCGAACTGGCCCTTGGCCGGCTAAACCAGATCATGGGCAGTAGGGACAACCTGGAACGGGCGCTGGACATCTTTACCCGGCTGCGCAGCCGGGCCGCCAATGGTCAGGCGGACACCCCCTGCGACGACAAAGAGATCGAACTGGCCCTTGGCCGGCTATACCAGATCATGGGCGGCAGGGACAACCTGGAACGGGCGCTGGACATCTATACCCGGCTGCGCACCCGGGCCGCCAATGGTCAGGCGGACACCCCCTGCGACGACAAGGACATTGAGTTAACCCTTGGCCGACATTACCAGAACATGGGCGGCAGGGACAACCTGGAACGGGCGCTGGACATCTATACCCGGCTGCGCACCCGGGCCGCCAATGGTCAGGCGGACACCCCCTGCGACGACAAAGAGATCGAACTGGCCCTTGGCCGGCATTACCAGATCATGGGCGGTAGGGACAACCTGGAACGGGCGCTGGACATCTTTACCCGGCTGCGCACCCGGGCCGCCAATGGTCAGGCGGACACCCCCTGCGACGACAAAGAGATCGAACTGGCCCTTGGCCGGCATTACCAGATCATGGGCGGTAGGGACAACCTGGAACGGGCGCTGGACATCTATACCCGGCTGCGCACCCGGGCCGCTAATGGTCAGGCGGACACCCCCTGCGACGATAAGGATATTGAGTTAACCCTTGGCCGGCATTACCAGATCATGGGCGGCAGGGACAACCTGGAACGGGCGCTGGACATCTATACCCGGCTGCGCACCCGGGCTGCCAATGGTCAGGCGGACACCCCCTGCGACGACAAAGAGATCGAACTGGCCCTTGGCGATATTTATGTTGACTTAAACAACTGGGATCAGTTCGACCAAATGCAGCTTGGTAAAAGGGGTTTTGAAGGCTCAGAAGCGGACTTGAGTATCAGTATCCGTTACTTCAAAGAGTGCATTTATTCTTGTCAAGATAAGGACATTTTGATGCGTTTAGCCACAGCCATTCATCATGCATGTGAGGCAATAGAAAAAAGTCAGTATCTCGATGCCTCATCTCTTAGCCAGCTAGGACACTGCGTTCGTATCGCCGCAACACTACCTGCCGGGAAAGTATGGGATGACTTTTCAAAGGATGAGATCAACAACCTTGTTACTATATTTTTTTCAGAAGCTCAAAACCTGGACCCTTACAGGCAGGACCGGATCAAAAATGAAGATTGGAGGAAAGCAGAGAAAGCGTTTTTAGCCAGGTTATCCTCAGGATAA